One Cotesia glomerata isolate CgM1 linkage group LG8, MPM_Cglom_v2.3, whole genome shotgun sequence genomic window carries:
- the LOC123270400 gene encoding eukaryotic translation initiation factor 2 subunit 2 isoform X1, translating into MEEEDSIFDPTLKKKKKKKKTTFDLDAASGEAGSGNEANEGVTDKENQEPEQQLPEDDDALDLENFGKKKKKKKKTFNLDDGDNAVSDNKKEDATESRTEEVAADDNLDLDMDFSKTKKKKKSKKKDFDELIAKEDKKDNDEKDNGCTHSEQSAEYVEDTSLWVGSDRDYTYDELLLRVFNIMREKNPDMVAGKKQKFVMRPPQVVRIGTKKSSFANFTEICKTLHRQPKHLLDFLLAELGTSGSVDGNSQLIIKGRFQQKQIENVLRRYIKEYVTCHTCRSPDTILQKDTRLFFLQCETCGSRCSVASIKSGFQAVTGKRAAIRAKTA; encoded by the exons ATGGAAGAAGAAGATTCG ATATTTGATCCTACtctcaagaaaaaaaagaagaagaagaagactACCTTCGATTTGGATGCTGCTAGCGGAGAAGCTGGTAGTGGCAATGAAGCTAACGAGGGTGTTACCGATAAGGAAAACCAAGAACCGGAGCAACAGTTGCCCGAGGATGATGATGCCTTGGATTTGGAAAATTtcggaaagaaaaaaaagaaaaagaagaaaacttttaatttagaCGATGGAGATAATGCAGTGTCTGATAATAAGAAAGAA gatGCAACGGAATCAAGGACCGAAGAGGTAGCAGCTGATGATAACCTTGATTTGGATATGGACTTTTCCAAaacgaaaaagaaaaaaaagagtaaaaaaaaagatttcgaTGAATTGATAGCAAAAGAAGACAAAAAGGATAATGATGAAAAAGATAATG GCTGCACTCATTCTGAGCAAAGTGCAGAGTATG tggaGGATACAAGTCTATGGGTAGGATCGGATAGAGATTATACTTATGATGAATTATTACTACGAGTTTTCAATATCATGCGTGAGAAAAATCCTGATATGGTTGCTGGTAAAAAACAGAAATTCGTTATGAGACCACCACAAGTTGTACGTATTGGTACGAAAAAATCATCGTTCGCAAACTTTACTGAG ATTTGTAAAACTCTGCATCGACAACCGAAACATTTGTTAGACTTTTTGTTAGCTGAATTGGGAACAAGTGGTTCTGTTGACGGTAATAGTCAGCTCATTATTAAAGGAAGATTTCAACAGAAACAAATTGAGAATGTTTTACGTAGATACATTAAAGAGTATGTAACATGTCATACTTGTCGTTCGCCTGATACAATTTTACAGAAAGATACGAGACTTTTCTTCTTGCAATGTGAAACTTGTGGATCAAGATGTTCTGTAGCCAGCATCAAATCTGGTTTCcag gCTGTTACTGGTAAACGAGCTGCCATTCGAGCTAAAACAGCTTAA
- the LOC123270400 gene encoding eukaryotic translation initiation factor 2 subunit 2 isoform X2 gives MEEEDSIFDPTLKKKKKKKKTTFDLDAASGEAGSGNEANEGVTDKENQEPEQQLPEDDDALDLENFGKKKKKKKKTFNLDDGDNAVSDNKKEDATESRTEEVAADDNLDLDMDFSKTKKKKKSKKKDFDELIAKEDKKDNDEKDNVEDTSLWVGSDRDYTYDELLLRVFNIMREKNPDMVAGKKQKFVMRPPQVVRIGTKKSSFANFTEICKTLHRQPKHLLDFLLAELGTSGSVDGNSQLIIKGRFQQKQIENVLRRYIKEYVTCHTCRSPDTILQKDTRLFFLQCETCGSRCSVASIKSGFQAVTGKRAAIRAKTA, from the exons ATGGAAGAAGAAGATTCG ATATTTGATCCTACtctcaagaaaaaaaagaagaagaagaagactACCTTCGATTTGGATGCTGCTAGCGGAGAAGCTGGTAGTGGCAATGAAGCTAACGAGGGTGTTACCGATAAGGAAAACCAAGAACCGGAGCAACAGTTGCCCGAGGATGATGATGCCTTGGATTTGGAAAATTtcggaaagaaaaaaaagaaaaagaagaaaacttttaatttagaCGATGGAGATAATGCAGTGTCTGATAATAAGAAAGAA gatGCAACGGAATCAAGGACCGAAGAGGTAGCAGCTGATGATAACCTTGATTTGGATATGGACTTTTCCAAaacgaaaaagaaaaaaaagagtaaaaaaaaagatttcgaTGAATTGATAGCAAAAGAAGACAAAAAGGATAATGATGAAAAAGATAATG tggaGGATACAAGTCTATGGGTAGGATCGGATAGAGATTATACTTATGATGAATTATTACTACGAGTTTTCAATATCATGCGTGAGAAAAATCCTGATATGGTTGCTGGTAAAAAACAGAAATTCGTTATGAGACCACCACAAGTTGTACGTATTGGTACGAAAAAATCATCGTTCGCAAACTTTACTGAG ATTTGTAAAACTCTGCATCGACAACCGAAACATTTGTTAGACTTTTTGTTAGCTGAATTGGGAACAAGTGGTTCTGTTGACGGTAATAGTCAGCTCATTATTAAAGGAAGATTTCAACAGAAACAAATTGAGAATGTTTTACGTAGATACATTAAAGAGTATGTAACATGTCATACTTGTCGTTCGCCTGATACAATTTTACAGAAAGATACGAGACTTTTCTTCTTGCAATGTGAAACTTGTGGATCAAGATGTTCTGTAGCCAGCATCAAATCTGGTTTCcag gCTGTTACTGGTAAACGAGCTGCCATTCGAGCTAAAACAGCTTAA
- the LOC123270370 gene encoding 1-phosphatidylinositol 4,5-bisphosphate phosphodiesterase gamma-1 → MSGIIPEMEQIISQLERGTLVTKFFQRKKPEKKTLMIRRETRQVMWAKPQSQAQRTFDGFIEIREIKDVVVGKNSREFDKWPEDSKRVEYFGCFIIYYGSEFRLKTLSASALSEKECELWVKGLRYLVQDTIKAPYPLQVERWLRKEFYFMENTDETVTLKDIKSFMPRASCKISTNKLRQVFQQVDTRNRTALGFDDFVVLFYKLLIDYTTFPDWKKLLSYSSTGNTFSLQDFQNFLTHQQHDQLLGNNSHDVSHFMTDYLQDPQRHVQDPYFTSLEFINFLFSKHNDIWNHEYDNVTHDMTRPLSHYWIASSHNTYLMGDQISSESSCQAYIRALRAGCRCIELDCWDGPDGMPFIFHGHTLTTKIKFLDVIKTIKEHAFVTSEYPVILSIEDNCTLPQQRRMAAAMQEVFGDMLLTQPVEKNETCLPSPYALRGKIILKHKKLPDGVDESTFIARNSSSSFCTNSNNSNSNSSNNSSSNSNGDSNISSINSNNSTNQTNMSYEMDLRNTIKNGILYLHDSADDKWYPHFFILTSKHLFYTDTFSQTSEVETEEEDDIVSSLNINRQGLEGVPNDELHFGEKWFHGKLARGREEADELLRRYSRLGDGTFLVRECVTFVGDYCLSFWRKGKVNHCRIKLKQQYGKTQYYLIDSVCFDSLYSLITHYRNNSLRSQQFVITLREPVPQPCKHEEKEWWHPDCTRTLAEDILKRVPTNGSFLVRPSDKELNTYAISFRAENKIKHCRIKLEGRLYTVGSIQFESLVELVNYYQRNPLYKKTRLSNSIRRSDVDEILSESEYNGDNGNSNENNGDGNGNCPIYGIPGYIDPATFISRVTVKAIFDYKASRDDELTFVKHAIITNVHKQDGGWWRGDYGGKKQHWFPENYVEEIETKDRNNFNSSGSCSNNNIDITIQSDPMLGNLQKGSFDITGVVVKVETAIPDREGMVWHPITIKNQNLCTVFQAATQSEETAEEWMKIINETAQHANLRENQSKEIERAWRIAKEMSNLIIYFRSVPFDIDRINKKNFVYNEMSSFPETKAEKLICQTEHKYFVKYHQVQFSRVYPKGQRIDSSNYNPIPLWNAGCQMVALNYQTGDKSMQLNQAKFRENGFTGYILKPDFMFNDNYSAYDKKIFKDIDGMRIKLVVIGARHLHKAGKSNIASPYVEVEIIGADYDNGNKLTTKTISDNGFNPIWNESCEFNIVNVNFAFIRFLVQDEDVFGDCNFIGQATYPVKCLRTGYRSVPLKNQYSEDLELASLLVHITITKLVNN, encoded by the exons ATGAGCGGAATAATACCAGAAATGGAGCAAATAATAAGCCAACTAGAACGTGGCacattagtaacaaaatttttccagcGTAAAAAACCAGAGAAGAAAACTTTAATGATACGCCGAGAAACACGTCAAGTTATGTGGGCAAAACCTCAATCTCAAGCTCAACGTACTTTTGATGGGTTCATTGAAATACGTGAAATAAAAGACGTAGTCGTTGGAAAAAATTCACGTGAGTTTGATAAATGGCCTGAAGATTCTAAAAGAGTTGAGTATTTTGGGtgctttattatatattatggctCTGAATTTCGTTTGAAGACATTATCAGCCTCAGCACTAAGCGAAAAAGAGTGTGAATTATGGGTAAAAGGCCTACGTTATCTAGTACAAGATACAATAAAAGCACCATACCCTCTGCAAGTTGAACGTTGGTTACggaaagaattttattttatggaaaATACTGATGAAACGGTAACACTTAAAgatattaaaagttttatgCCACGTGCTAGTTGTAAAATATCAACAAATAAACTGCGTCAAGTGTTTCAACAAGTCGATACACGAAATCGCACTGCATTAGGATTTGATGATTTTgttgttttgttttataagttattaattGACTACACGACATTTCCCGattggaaaaaattgttaagttaTTCATCCACTGGAAATACATTTAGTTTacaagattttcaaaattttttaactcaccAACAGCATGATCAACTATTGGGTAATAATAGTCATGATGTATCACATTTTATGACTGATTATTTACAAGATCCACAGCGTCATGTACAGGATCCATACTTTACATcgttagaatttattaattttttattttccaagcaCAACGATATTTGGAATCATGAGTACGACAATGTGACTCATGATATGACACGACCATTGTCACATTATTGGATAGCATCTTCACACAACac ATATTTGATGGGCGATCAAATAAGCAGTGAAAGTAGCTGTCAAGCTTATATAAGAGCATTGCGAGCTGGTTGTAGATGCATTGAACTGGATTGTTGGGACGGTCCTGATGGTATGCCATTTATATTTCACGGCCATACCTTGACaacgaaaattaaatttttagatgtcatcAAGACTATTAAAGAACACGCTTTCGTCACATCTGA ATATCCAGTAATTTTATCAATCGAAGACAACTGTACATTACCACAACAACGAAGAATGGCAGCAGCAATGCAAGAAGTATTTGGTGATATGTTATTAACGCAAccagttgaaaaaaatgaaacatgTCTTCCATCGCCTTATGCATTACGcggtaaaataattttaaaacacaaaaAACTACCCGACGGTGTTGACGAATCAACATTTATAGCACgtaatagtagtagtagttTTTGTACTAAcagtaataatagtaatagcaATAGTAGTAATAACAGCAGTAGTAACAGTAACGGTGATAGTAATATCAGCagtattaatagtaataacagCACTAATCAAACAAACATGAGTTATGAAATGGATTTACGtaatactattaaaaatgGTATACTTTATTTACATGATTCGGCTGACGATAAATGGTAtcctcatttttttatattaacatCAAAGCATCTTTTTTATACCGATACATTTTCACAAACTTCAGAAGTTGAAACTGAGGAAGAAGATGATATAGTCTCGTCATTGAATATAAATCGTCAAGGTTTAGAGGGTGTACCAAATGATGAATTACATTTTGGAGAAAAATGGTTTCATGGTAAATTAGCACGTGGACGTGAAGAAGCTGATGAATTATTACGTCGTTATTCACGTTTAGGTGATGGTACTTTTCTAGTACGTGAGTGTGTAACATTTGTTGGTGATTATTGTTTGTCATTTTGGCGTAAAGGTAAAGTTAATCACTGTCGAATTAAACTTAAACAACAATATGGAAAAacacaatattatttaattgatagtGTTTGTTTTGATAGTTTATATAGTTTAATAACGCATTATCGTAATAATTCATTGCGTAGTCAACAATTTGTAATAACTTTACGTGAACCAGTACCACAACCGTGTAAGCATGAAGAAAAAGAATGGTGGCATCCTGATTGCACGCGTACTCTTGCTGAAGATATATTAAAACGTGTGCCAACAAATGGTTCATTTTTAGTACGTCCAAGtgataaagaattaaatactTATGCGATATCATTTCGcgctgaaaataaaataaaacactgTCGTATTAAATTAGAAGGACGTTTGTACACTGTTGGTTCAATACAATTTGAAAGTTTAGTcgaattagttaattattatcaacgtAATCCATTGTATAAAAAAACACGACTCTCTAATTCAATTAGACGTAGCGATGTTGATGAAATCCTTTCGGAATCAGAGTATAATGGTGATAATGGAAATAGTAATGAGAATAATGGTGATGGTAATGGTAATTGTCCTATTTATGGGATACCTGGTTATATTGATCCAGCAACATTTATTTCCAGAGTAACTGTAAAAGCTATTTTTGATTATAAAGCAAGCCGTGATGATGAATTAACATTTGTTAAGCATGCTATTATCACTAATGTACATAAACAAGATGGTGGTTGGTGGCGTGGTGATTATGGTGGAAAAAAACAGCATTGGTTTCCTGAAAATTATGTTGAAGAAATAGAAACTAAagatagaaataattttaatagtagCGGCAGttgtagtaataataatattgatataaCAATCCAATCTGATCCAATGCTTGGTAATTTACAAAAAGGATCATTTGATATTACTGGCGTTGTTGTTAAAGTTGAAACAGCTATTCCTGATAGAGAGGGAATGGTATGGCATcctattacaattaaaaatcaaaatttgtgCACTGTGTTTCAAGCTGCCACTCAATCTGAAGAAACGGCAGAAGAGTGGatgaaaattatcaatgaaaCAGCTCAGCATGCTAATTTGAGGGAAAATCAAAGCAAAGAAATAGAACGAGCGTGGAGAATTGCTAAAGAAATGTCtaatcttattatttattttcgatCTGTACCCTTTGATATTGATcgtataaacaaaaaaaattttgtttataatgaaATGAGTAGTTTTCCGGAAACGaaagctgaaaaattaatttgccAAACGGagcataaatattttgttaaatatcaTCAAGTACAATTTAGTCGGGTTTATCCAAAAGGCCAACGTATTGATTCATCAAATTATAATCCGATACCATTGTGGAATGCTGGGTGTCAAATGGTAGCTCTTAATTATCAAACAGGTGATAAATCAATGCAATTGAATCAAGCTAAATTCCGTGAAAATGGTTTTACTGGGTATATTCTTAAACCTGATTTTATGTTTAATGACAATTATAGtgcttatgataaaaaaatatttaaagatattgaCGGTATGAGAATAAAATTAGTTGTAATTGGAGCTAGACATTTACACAAAGCTGGTAAAAGTAATATTGCTAGTCCATATGTTGAAGTTGAAATAATAGGCGCTGATTATGATAAtggtaataaattaacaacTAAAACTATTTCTGACAATGGATTTAATCCAATATGGAATGAATCTTgtgaatttaatattgttaatgttaattttgCGTTTATTAGATTTTTAGTCCAAGATGAAGATGTTTTTggcgattgtaattttattggacAAGCTACTTATCCAGTTAAATGCTTAAGAACTGGTTATCGTAGTGttccattaaaaaatcagtacaGTGAAGATCTTGAATTAGCTTCATTGTTAGTACAtattactattactaaattagttaataattaa
- the LOC123270040 gene encoding ribonuclease T2-like gives MENSSGIQICVKIFVRISGRSPEKFRNFFIRKKKRTKISKIKSCDEYAVKSSNISMDFNTLVLTLSWPPTVCYKHLKSSRNGSCKFPLKNQWSIHGLWPSRIVRRAPDFCNYTRKYNPAEIETLIPELEKKWTNVLNRSDPHSLWNHEWSKHGTCASAVDSLNTQFKYFNQTLKLFDKYNIYLQCLAKMKLSFFKYERIELYYNRADEVRGYAYQLISEAIRHGPTHAEAMEMADYWILEKQYVHNSLNKKRLTI, from the exons GGATTTCCGGCAGATCACCGGAGAAATTCCGTAACTTTTTTATACgg aaaaaaaaacgaacaaaaataagtaaaataaaatcctGCGACGAATATGCAGTCAAGAGCAGTAATATAAGCATGGATTTCAACACATTAGTATTGACTCTATCATGGCCACCTACAGTATGTTACAAACATTTGAAAAGTTCTCGAAACGGATCTTGCAAATTTCCACTAAAAAACCAGTGGTCCATCCATGGTCTATGGCCATCGAGAATTGTGAGAAGAGCTCCAGATTTTTGTAACTATACACGCAAATACAATCCAGCTGAAATAGAAACTTTAATACcagaacttgaaaaaaaatggacaAACGTATTGAACCGGAGTGACCCGCACTCCCTTTGGAATCACGAGTGGTCAAAACACGGCACTTGTGCCAGTGCTGTTGATTCGTTGAATACTCAATTCAAGTATTTTAATCAAACGCTTAAgctttttgataaatataatatatatctcCAGTGCTTagcaaaaatgaaattgagtttttttaagTATGAACGAATTGAATTGTACTATAATCGCGCTGATGAAGTTAGAGGCTACGCTTACCAG CTTATATCAGAAGCTATACGTCATGGACCAACTCATGCAGAGGCAATGGAGATGGCCGATTATTGGATCCTAGAAAAGCAGTACGTTCACAAttccctgaataaaaaaa ggttaacaatttaa